The Helianthus annuus cultivar XRQ/B chromosome 15, HanXRQr2.0-SUNRISE, whole genome shotgun sequence genomic sequence AGAGTTTAAACATTTtcatttattaataaaatattttcttatGATATCATCAAAGTAAAGCATGATTATTTAAGCAAAAATAATATACTTGTTATTtaagtaaaaataaataaaagaaatacCAACACAAAACATACAAACGTTTGTTTTTCTGTATATAATGTGAAAGCCAGCCATCTATTTGCATAAAAATGGACTCCCAAACAAATGAAGTTCATCATCCTGTCTTAGAACCTGTTCAAGATTGTTCAACTTCTGATCAATCTGCCGCCAGCCATGGCGGTAGTGTGGAGTTGGAGAGGGTGCTTAACGATACTGAGACACCGTTGATTAGGCGGCTTGTAGCGGCATCCAGGATTGAGCTTAATCTACTGTATAAGCTGGCTGCACCCGCGGTGATGGTTTACTTGATCAACAACGCCATGTCTATCTCCACCAGAATCTTTTGCGGCCATCTTGGAAACCTCGAGCTTGCGGCTGCCTCCCTCGGCAACCAAGGGATCCAACTCTTTGCTTATGGCCTTATGGTGAGTTTCTGAATTCAGGTAATCACGAATCTAGCCAGGGGCGTAACCGGGGGGTCAAGAGCGGTCATCAGGCTTTATTGTGAGTCTGCTTGTCAAAGAACAGACTCAAGTTCAGAAGCATTCATTGATGAGACTAAGGAGACGAGACACATATTCAATGAGCTTGCTTGCCAGGAAAGCGGTTTGAACTTTTAACTAGAGTTGCTTATTGAAGTAGCTGATTACCTAGAAACCAACATGACTTACAAACACTTTTACAATTTCTACAACATGTagatataaattaaaaaaaattatttgacACAATgcttatataattatatatgtgTGATTCTAGCTGGGAATGGGGAGTGCAGTGGAGACGCTATGCGGTCAAGCATTTGGGGCACGAAAATACAACATGCTTGGAGTATACCTCCAAAGATCCGCAATTGTTCTCTTAGTAACAGCCATCCCGATCACTATAATTTACGTATTTTGTACACCAATTTTAATTTCACTTGGCCAATCTCCATCAATGGCATCAGCCGCATCACTATTCGTCTACGGTCTCATTCCTCAAGTATTCGCTTATGCCATCAACTTTCCTATACAAAAGTTCCTTCAAGCTCAAAGTATTGTGGCTCCAAGTGCTTATATTTCTGCTGGAACACTAGCTGTGCACCTGATGCTTTCTTGGATCATGGTGTACAAGTTAGGGTTGGGGTTGCTAGGTGCTTCTTTGACCCTAAGTTTGTCATGGTGGATTATAGTTGTTGGTCAGTTTGTTTACATCTTGATGAGCCATAGATGCAAGGCCACATGGACCGGGTTCAACTCGATGGCGTTCGGAGGGCTATGGGAGTTTGTAAAGTTGTCGAGTGGGTCCGCGGTGATGTTATGTTTGGAGACATGGTATCTTCAGATCTTGGTGTTGATTGCAGGGTTGCTTGAGAACCCTGAATTAGCATTGGATGCACTTTCGGTTTGGTAAGTGTCATCTTTAATCTTtatcatgttttgttttatagatAAAGAGTTTTGGGCCTTTTTAATTAGGCCAACTCGTATTATTTGCATTAGTACCAATCAAGTGGGCAAATGGGCCTGAATGCATTGCCACGCATATCATGTTACTAATCAATTATCAATCATCTTTATTTTGTCAAGAGGCTCACACCAATTGAGTTACGTTAACGTACAAAGAGctttttcgtaattatttactcgtagggtaattatcaaaattactttacaactGATCTTGTACGGTAGttttgatcttgtatggtaattttgtaaaatgatcttTTAGGGTAATTATAAAAATAACTCtacaagtttatcaaacaacatacaattcaaatttaccctacaagatcatttgtagagtaattatgttattctacaaaattaccctacaagattaaAATTACCCTATAAGATCATTTGTAGTTAATTATGATACtctaaaagatcaaaattaccctacaagatcattttacaaaattaccttaCTAAaatcaaaattaccatacaagatatttttagtgtaattttgataattactctacgagtaaataattacgaaaatgcaaCTGCATTTTTTTTAACCTTTTCACCAtattcgtacgttttgtatgatAAGGGTATTTGTATTTAATCTTTTGTCAATATACTTCTTGTTTTGTAAAAAGATATGTAGCATACTGACTTgttgttttgtaaaaaaaaaaatatgtagcATGGGTGTCAATGGGTTGGTGTTCATGGTCTCAGCTGGGTTCAATGCAGCTGCTAGGTGATTTCTCTTATGCAAAGATACACTACATGAAGAATAAGTATCGTCAACGGCTGGTATTCGtaccaaaaataataaaaaatggaaaactAAATTATGTTTGAAATGTATTTTCCACACCCATTTTACTGACAGAGAATCACAGACATATTACTATCAAGAACCACTTTTATCAATGGTTCTGTCTTCCAGTGAAAGTCGCTTGTTTTGTAGTGAGAGTTGACATATCTTTTCTTTTAAAAAACAGTGTTAGGGTTGGAAACGAGCTTGGAGCAGGAAACCCTAGAGCCGCAGCCTTTTCGGTGTTAACGGTTACTATAGTCTCATTTCTCATTGCCTTAGTTGAAGCGATGATTGTTTTGTCAGTACGACATGTTATTAGTTACGCGTTCACAGGTGGTGAAACCGTTGCACATGCAGTCTCTGATCTTTGTCCGCTATTGGCCATCACCATCATTCTTAATGGCATACAACCCGTTTTATCAGGTATATACACGTATATGTGTGATGTGATTATTTGAATGTTCATGCATATGTGTCAACCTTTATATATTAACATGATGGATACATCAAAGGTGTGGCTGTCGGGTGTGGATGGCAAGCTTATGTGGCATACGTGAACGTCGGGTGCTATTACTGTGTAGGCGTCCCCCTTGGGCTCCTTCTCGGCTTCCATTTCAAATTTGGAGTTAAGGTACCATTCATAACCATACGATTAATGTATCTTCAAAAAACTGGCATACGATTAGTTGTATCTTAATAGGGAATATGGTCGGGAATGATCGGAGGAACTGGGATGCAAACCTTCATTTTACTATGGTCAACATTTCGTACAGATTGGAATAAAGAGGTATTATAAATGATCTTTTTTTTTGTCTAACTATTGATATTGCAACTACGCTAAAAAGGGCACATCAGGTGGGGGGATGATTTAGATGTTTTAACGCTTTGTGTTTGAAACTAATCTTCGGCAGGTGGAAAAAAGTAAAAAACGTTTGGATAAatgggaagcaaacaaagaaacCCTTTAAGGAATGAAAAGAAGTCAAAGTCAGTATCCCAATTAGTCAACTGTTCAGATCATTTGGGGTTGGACACAATCATTCATGCACGTCAAAGACTTAttcatattttgtattttgtGTGATAGTGTTTCCAATAATCATGAGAAATTACTGAATATGGCACTTGAGTTGGTAAAAGATGATGAAAGAAATGCGAAAGTTTTCATTGCATGTTTTACACAGCCAAAAACATAAAAAGGTTGAAAATTATCAAAGAGCATATATGACTACAGAATACTTGCGGAGAAATAGTATAccttaagatttcaaaacatatATTAAAGATCATGAAAGCATTACATGAAACATAACTTATAGGCCAAGTTAGCAGGGAAAAACCTGAAAATTGTGTGTTTGACTCTAACCTAAGAAGATTCATTTCTGGACTTGACTGTCATTATGCATGTTCCTTTGGTCCATGTCCATTAGTTTGTCCttttggtctgagtcagcaggttGATCAGTCTGGTCTATGTCCATAGGTTGGTCCCCTTGATCGGAGTCCACGAGCTGATCCTTTTGGTTTGAGTCCACGGGCTGGATCCTTGGGTCTGAGTCCTTGGTTCCTCATGCTTTGGGGTAAATATTTGGAACCGATTATTATTTCGCACTTGCTGAAGAAAATGACAACATAAGTAGAACGTAATGTGAAAAGCTGATGATTGCAGTTTCTAAAGATACAAGAGTTGTCAGCTAAAAACAAACTCTACGGTGTGACTAATGTCAGTTGACAAGGTCTTTCAAGAATGACAATTGAGCCACTTCTCAGCTTTAATACATACATTTATACTCTTCATGAAAGAGTGGATTTACTTTGACAAGATTGTTGATATcttaattaaaacacaaacaagCTTTAATACATACACTTTAAAAGAGGTAAGTGAGCACAATCAATTCACTGGATTTAGAGTGTTGTAATCTGAATACATGAGTATGGTGAATATATATAATAGTCTAACATCACTCATACACTAACTAACAGTTGTGTAACAAACTGTCTATATACTCTAATATGCACCCTCAAGCTAAACGGGGAGCATCCACGTGAAGCTTGGACCGTAGAGTGTCATAACGAACACCAGACAATCTTTTGGTCAAAATATCAGCAAATTGAAATGTAGTGGGAACATACCGAACATGTAAAGTACCACTAAAAAACATATCGCGAATAAAATGCAAGTCAATTTCCAAGTGTTTGGTGCACTGATGAAACACTGGGTTGACTGCAAGATATGTAACTCATGTAATATAGATGTAATCCATCGTAACTCGACAACTGTATGAGCAAGCGCTCGGTACTCTGCCTTGGTACTCGACCTAGCAACTGTATGTTGTTTCTTGGAACTCCAACTGATAAGGTTAGGCCTAAAAAAGACATAATAACCTATGGTAGGACGTCGATCATCGGGAAATTCAGCCCAGTCAGCATCACTATCAGCATGTAAGTCAACACAAGTAGACCGACGTATACATAACCCATGAGAAATAGTACCCTTAGGATACCGCAAAATCCGATTGACAGTGACCCAATGTCGACCAGTAGGTGTCGGTGTCTGAAGGAACTGTGACACCTTACTGGCCGTATAAGCAATCTTTGGTTGTGTCAACACAAGATACTGTAATGCACCAATAGTGCTCCGATACATAGTAGGATCAGATAAGGGATCACCAGTATATATCGAGAAAGTTGTCTACTGGAAGAGACATGAGTAGATAATGGTCAATAATCAGCAAGACTAATGCGCTGTAGTAAATCAAGTAAGTAGCGCTACTGAGATAAGTGTAAAACATCCTCATAAAAAAGTGGCTTGAATACCCAGAAAATATGACAACTGTCCTAAATCCTTGAGCGCAAACCGAGAATGTAAGCCCCCAATCAAGCCAGTAACAAAATCAGAAGAGCTCCCGGTAATAATGATGTCATCAACATAGATCAAGACACAATAAAGTATCGAATCCCGATTGTAAACAAAGAAAGATACATCTGAAAGATACTAGCTAGGTAAAACCTTCGGCAAGTACAGCAGTGGATAGCTTGGAAAACCAAGTTCTATGAGCCTGTTTTAGGCCATAAAGAGCCTTTTGCAGATGACAAACATAATGTGGTCAAGATGAGTCAACAAAGCCTGGCAGCTAGATCACATACACAGTCTCAGAAAGATCCCCATGTAAGAACGCATTGTTGACATCAACCTGAGGAATAGACCATCCTCGAGAGAAAGCAACTGGAAGAACTAGGCGAATAGTCGTAGGTTTGACCATGGGACTGAAAGTCTTAGTGTAGTCAATACCCTTAGTCTGATGAAAGCCCTTGGCAACAAGCTGGGCTTTA encodes the following:
- the LOC110910843 gene encoding protein DETOXIFICATION 40 produces the protein MDSQTNEVHHPVLEPVQDCSTSDQSAASHGGSVELERVLNDTETPLIRRLVAASRIELNLLYKLAAPAVMVYLINNAMSISTRIFCGHLGNLELAAASLGNQGIQLFAYGLMLGMGSAVETLCGQAFGARKYNMLGVYLQRSAIVLLVTAIPITIIYVFCTPILISLGQSPSMASAASLFVYGLIPQVFAYAINFPIQKFLQAQSIVAPSAYISAGTLAVHLMLSWIMVYKLGLGLLGASLTLSLSWWIIVVGQFVYILMSHRCKATWTGFNSMAFGGLWEFVKLSSGSAVMLCLETWYLQILVLIAGLLENPELALDALSVCMGVNGLVFMVSAGFNAAASVRVGNELGAGNPRAAAFSVLTVTIVSFLIALVEAMIVLSVRHVISYAFTGGETVAHAVSDLCPLLAITIILNGIQPVLSGVAVGCGWQAYVAYVNVGCYYCVGVPLGLLLGFHFKFGVKGIWSGMIGGTGMQTFILLWSTFRTDWNKEVEKSKKRLDKWEANKETL